A genomic region of Miscanthus floridulus cultivar M001 chromosome 3, ASM1932011v1, whole genome shotgun sequence contains the following coding sequences:
- the LOC136543389 gene encoding low molecular mass early light-inducible protein HV60, chloroplastic-like has product MYTSSLHCIFACRHLTLVVTYTSPALPAWFWNLLPLFGDGSRPPRPWPGHPPSSRACTSTSPLLSPACASITHNLRDALAFSGPAPERINGRLAMVGFVSALAVEAYRGGGLLSQAGSGSGLAWFAATAAVLSVASLVPLLRGDSAEARSGAVTSADAELWNGRFAMLGLVALAFTEYLTGAPFINA; this is encoded by the coding sequence ATGTACACATCTTCCCTGCATTGCATATTTGCATGTCGTCACTTGACCCTCGTCGTGACCTACACGTCTCCGGCTCTCCCTGCATGGTTTTGGAATCTTCTGCCACTTTTCGGCGACGGGAGCCGGCCACCTCGCCCTTGGCCTGGCCATCCACCCAGTTCGCGCGCATGTACCAGTACTAGCCCTCTACTCTCGCCTGCATGCGCCTCAATCACCCACAACCTACGGGACGCGCTGGCGTTCAGCGGGCCGGCTCCCGAGCGCATCAACGGTCGGCTCGCCATGGTGGGCTTCGTGTCCGCGCTCGCAGTCGAGGCGTACCGCGGCGGGGGCCTCCTCTCGCAGGCCGGCAGCGGCTCCGGGCTGGCCTGGTTCGCGGCCACGGCCGCCGTGCTGTCCGTGGCGTCGCTGGTGCCGCTGCTCAGGGGGGACAGCGCCGAGGCCAGGAGCGGCGCCGTCACGAGCGCCGACGCCGAGCTCTGGAACGGCCGCTTCGCCATGCTCGGCCTCGTCGCGCTCGCCTTCACTGAGTACCTCACCGGCGCCCCGTTCATCAACGCCTAG